In Acidobacteriota bacterium, one genomic interval encodes:
- a CDS encoding hemerythrin domain-containing protein gives MNAYDLLKEDHKKVAAIFEKLEPTTERALKTREELFNKLNSELEVHAAVEEQILYPVLKEAAETREITFEAFEEHRVVKELLKELSTTPKDTEEWTAKLTVLKENVEHHVEEEEEEMFKKARKVLTDKEADELGARMQAAKTKLAASAH, from the coding sequence ATGAACGCATACGACCTGTTGAAGGAAGACCACAAAAAGGTTGCCGCTATTTTCGAGAAACTGGAGCCAACCACCGAACGAGCATTAAAGACCCGAGAGGAACTATTCAATAAGCTCAACAGTGAGCTAGAAGTTCACGCGGCCGTCGAGGAGCAGATCCTTTACCCCGTCCTCAAGGAAGCTGCGGAAACGCGTGAAATCACCTTCGAAGCGTTTGAGGAACACCGTGTTGTCAAAGAGCTGCTGAAAGAACTCAGCACCACGCCGAAGGACACCGAGGAGTGGACGGCTAAACTGACGGTCCTCAAAGAGAACGTCGAGCATCACGTCGAAGAGGAAGAGGAAGAGATGTTCAAGAAGGCCCGCAAGGTCCTGACTGACAAGGAAGCGGACGAACTCGGCGCTCGAATGCAAGCCGCGAAGACTAAACTAGCCGCGTCGGCCCATTGA